From a region of the Salvelinus sp. IW2-2015 unplaced genomic scaffold, ASM291031v2 Un_scaffold396, whole genome shotgun sequence genome:
- the LOC112068310 gene encoding ubiquitin-like FUBI-ribosomal protein eS30 fusion protein translates to MQLFFRAQNTHTLEVTGQETVREIKLHVQTLEGLLVEDQVLLLDSSPLEDASSLVDCGISEYCTLEVAGRLLGGKVHGSLARAGKVRGQTPKVDKQEKKKKKTGRAKRRIQYNRRFVNVVPTFGKKKGPNANS, encoded by the exons ATGCAGCTCTTCTTYCGTGCCCAGAACACTCACACCCTTGAGGTGACCGGACAGGAGACCGTTAGAGAAATAAAG CTCCATGTCCAGACTCTGGAGGGTCTCCTAGTGGAGGACCAGGTGCTATTGCTGGACAGTTCCCCCTTGGAGGACGCTTCCTCTCTGGTGGACTGTGGCATCTCTGAGTACTGCACCTTGGAAGTGGCTGGCCGACTTCTGGGAG GAAAGGTCCACGGCTCCCTGGCCCGTGCCGGTAAAGTGCGGGGACAGACACCCAAG GTTGACaagcaggagaagaagaagaagaagactggtCGTGCCAAGCGTCGCATCCAGTACAACAGGCGCTTCGTCAATGTTGTGCCCACCTTCGGCAAGAAGAAGGGCCCCAATGCCAACTCCTAA
- the LOC112068311 gene encoding peptidyl-prolyl cis-trans isomerase FKBP3: MAAELTREWSDEQLKSDDLPKKDIIKFIQDNAAHSFLAEHKLMGNIKNVAKTAKKEQLIIAYNDLFESKRFLGSEPIEDVTEHVKNVKIDDKPKEVVEVLDEGPPKFFKSVLKKGDKTNFPKKGDNVSCWYTGSLEDGTVFDTNIPATARKKKQSKPLSFKVGLGRVIKGWDEGILTMSKGETAKLEIEPEWAYGKKGLPDSKIPPNAKLIFEVELVAVD, encoded by the exons ATGGCGGCTGAATTGACCAGAGAGTGGAGCGATGAACAGCTAAAAAGTGATGATCTACCCAAAAAAGACATTATTAAGTTCATTCAGGACAATGCTGCCCATTCG TTTCTTGCAGAACACAAGCTGATGGGAAATATTAAGAATGTTGCAAAAACGGCAAAGAAGGAGCAACTGATTATTGCATACAACGATTTGTTTGAGAGCAAG AGATTTTTAGGTTCAGAACCCATTGAAGATGTGACGGAGCATGTGAAAAATGTGAAGATCGATGACAAGCCCAAAGAAGTTGTGGAAGTCCTTGATGAG GGTCCTCCTAAGTTCTTCAAGTCTGTGCTGAAGAAAGGTGACAAGACTAACTTCCCTAAGAAGGGAGACAATGTGAGCTGTTGGTACACTGGCTCCCTGGAGGATGGCACAGTGTTCGACACCAACATCCCTGCAA CTGCCAGAAAGAAGAAACAGAGCAAGCCACTGAGCTTCAAAGTTGGCCTGGGCCGGGTCATCAAAGGG TGGGATGAAGGTATCTTAACGATGAGCAAAGGCGAGACAGCCAAACTGGAGATTGAACCAGAATGGGCCTATGGGAAGAAGGGACTTCCTGATTCAAA AATCCCACCAAACGCAAAGCTGATCTTCGAGGTCGAGCTGGTGGCCGTCGATTAA